From a single Pseudorasbora parva isolate DD20220531a chromosome 17, ASM2467924v1, whole genome shotgun sequence genomic region:
- the LOC137045070 gene encoding serine/threonine-protein kinase pim-2-like isoform X1, whose protein sequence is MSMAHMMAEEGASGRSRSRRAAFSQTAGQEVWRPGSDDRDQDPLPDPTHTPILELPSHLAALSSEFSVSAGPTDRRREWQSGSRRSQDDGHPSTPSKRFRRGIMSTSSLSLSEDIIVRRFCRETFSLSSRGSYIVDWRWSGDRSDSRNEQGSCSDSSLSRSDSLEEWTCPPLPGQVPVEPAETSHGLTEASPVNKSSTEKPSVCRKRKGVGPFLRNAWKAVKRSLLCCCLSAVDVVETFVPPADLEPEPDPGPSSPDPDHAGVKPNNDSFETLYHVGEMIGSGGFGRVFKGTRKFDGKKVAIKQMRKIDNNCYLDIPGHPEPLVTEVALLLMMRKEPISPYVIQLYDWFEHPRTFSLIMEFPEPCESLLDFIIRDPQLDETTARVLMRQAVLAVQHCIEHGVFHNDVHAQNFLVKTNTLELKLIDFGCGQLLSADGYERKIYRGIQAYCPPEVFTESRFHAVPTNVWALGVLLFEMVNARSPFGNRTDITQAKVTFQNSNLSKECSDLIRQCLARDPTKRPTLEQMLQHEWIRNDLEKFRRRSGDLLDQ, encoded by the exons ATGTCGATGGCTCATATGATGGCTGAAGAAGGAG CCTCAGGCCGCTCCAGATCCAGGAGAGCCGCCTTCTCTCAGACGGCTGGTCAGGAGGTTTGGAGACCCGGTTCTGATGACCGTGATCAGGATCCGCTGCCAGACCCGACCCACACACCGATCCTGGAGCTTCCTTCACATTTAGCAGCTCTGTCTTCTGAGTTTTCTGTGTCCGCAGGTCCGACTGACAGGAGGAGGGAGTGGCAGAGCGGCAGCCGGCGGAGCCAAGATGATGGACACCCGTCCACTCCATCCAAACGCTTTCGCAGAG GCATCATGTCCACATCATCTTTGTCCCTCTCTGAGGACATTATAGTGCGGCGGTTCTGTAGAGAGACGTTTAGCCTCAGCAGCAGAGGCTCGTACATCGTCGACTGGAGGTGGAGTGGCGATAGATCAGACAGCCGAAACGAACAGGGCAGTTGCAGCGACAGTTCTTTGTCCAGGTCCGACAGCCTGGAAGAGTGGACGTGCCCTCCGCTGCCAGGTCAAGTTCCTGTCGAGCCAGCGGAGACTTCACATGGCCTTACGGAGGCTTCACCAGTGAACAAGAGCTCAACAG AAAAACCTTCAGTATGTAGGAAGAGGAAAGGAGTTGGTCCTTTCCTCAGGAACGCGTGGAAGGCTGTGAAGCGTTCGCTCCTTTGCTGTTGTCTCAGTGCTGTGGATGTTGTGGAGACTTTTGTTCCTCCAGCGGATCTGGAGCCAGAGCCTGATCCTGGTCCATCATCACCTGATCCCGATCACGCTGGAGTCAAACCAAATAATG aCTCCTTTGAGACTCTCTATCACGTGGGCGAGATGATTGGATCCGGAGGATTTGGAAGAGTGTTCAAGGGAACTCGGAAATTTGATGGCAAAAAG gttgCCATCAAGCAGATGCGcaaaattgacaataattgttatCTTGATATT CCTGGCCATCCCGAACCTCTCGTTACAGAAGTGGCGCTGCTGCTTATGATGAGGAAAGAACCCATAAGCCCCTACGTCATACAATTATACGACTGGTTTGAACATCCTCGGACATTCAGTCTCATAATGGAGTTCCCTGAACCCTGCGAGAGCTTGCTGGACTTCATCATTCGGGATCCTCAACTGGATGAAACTACAGCACGGGTCCTCATGCGACAGGCTGTGCTGGCAGTACAACACTGCATCGAGCATGGCGTCTTTCATAATGACGTTCATGCACAGAATTTCCTGGTGAAGACAAACACGTTAGAGCTCAAGCTGATAGACTTCGGCTGCGGTCAGCTACTTAGTGCTGATGGCTACGAGAGAAAAATATACCGTG GAATACAGGCTTACTGCCCACCTGAAGTCTTCACAGAATCTCGATTCCACGCCGTCCCAACAAATGTCTGGGCTCTAGGAGTGTTGTTGTTCGAGATGGTGAACGCACGTTCTCCCTTTGGCAACAGAACGGACATCACACAAGCCAAAGTTACATTTCAGAACTCCAACTTATCCAAAG AATGCAGTGATCTGATTAGACAGTGCCTAGCCCGGGATCCAACGAAACGGCCGACGTTAGAGCAGATGTTACAACATGAATGGATTAGAAATGATCTGGAGAAGTTCAGGAGAAGATCAGGAGATTTACTCGATCAGTGA
- the LOC137045105 gene encoding uncharacterized protein isoform X2, whose translation MSMAHMMAEEGASGHSRSRRAAFSQTAGQEVWRPGSDDRDQDPLPDPTHTPILELPSHLAALSSEFSVSAGPTDRRSEWQSSSRRSQDDGHPSTPSKRFRRGIMSTSSLSLSEDIIVRRFCRETFSLSSRGSYIVDWRWSGDRSDSRNEQGSCSDCSLSRSDSLEEWTCPPLPGQVPVEPAETSHGLTEASPVNKSSTEKPSVCKKRKGVGPFLRNAWKAVKRSLLCCCLSAVDVVETFVPPADLEPEPDPGPSSPDPDHAGVKPNNDSFETLYHVGEMIGSGGFGRVFKGTRKFDGKKVAIKQMRKIDNNCYLDIPGHPEPLVTEVALLLMMRKEPISPYVIQLYDWFEHPRTFSLIMEFPEPCESLLDFIIRDPQLDETTARVLMRQAVLAVQHCIEHGVFHNDVHAQNFLVKTNTLELKLIDFGCGQLLSADGYERKIYRGIMAYCPPEVFTESRFHAVPTNIWALGVLLFEMVNARSPFGNRTDITQAKVTFQNSNLSKGNTTCCPW comes from the exons ATGTCGATGGCTCATATGATGGCTGAAGAAGGAG CCTCAGGCCACTCCAGATCCAGGAGAGCCGCCTTCTCTCAGACGGCTGGTCAGGAGGTTTGGAGACCCGGTTCTGATGACCGTGATCAGGATCCGCTGCCAGACCCGACCCACACACCGATCCTGGAGCTTCCTTCACATTTAGCAGCTCTGTCTTCTGAGTTTTCTGTGTCCGCAGGTCCGACTGACAGGAGGAGCGAGTGGCAGAGCAGCAGCCGGCGGAGCCAAGATGATGGACACCCGTCCACTCCATCCAAACGCTTTCGCAGAG GCATCATGTCCACATCATCTTTGTCCCTCTCTGAGGACATTATAGTGCGGCGGTTCTGTAGAGAGACGTTTAGCCTCAGCAGCAGAGGCTCGTACATCGTCGACTGGAGGTGGAGTGGCGATAGATCAGACAGCCGAAACGAACAGGGCAGTTGCAGCGACTGTTCTTTGTCCAGGTCCGACAGCCTGGAAGAGTGGACGTGCCCTCCGCTGCCAGGTCAAGTTCCCGTCGAGCCAGCGGAGACTTCACATGGCCTTACGGAGGCTTCACCAGTGAACAAGAGCTCAACAG AAAAACCTTCAGTATGTAAGAAGAGGAAAGGAGTTGGTCCTTTCCTCAGGAACGCGTGGAAGGCTGTGAAGCGTTCGCTCCTTTGCTGTTGTCTCAGTGCTGTGGATGTTGTGGAGACTTTTGTTCCTCCAGCGGATCTGGAGCCAGAGCCTGATCCTGGTCCATCATCACCTGATCCCGATCACGCTGGAGTCAAACCAAATAATG aCTCCTTTGAGACTCTCTATCACGTGGGCGAGATGATTGGATCCGGAGGATTTGGAAGAGTGTTCAAGGGAACTCGGAAATTTGATGGCAAAAAG gttgCCATCAAGCAGATGCGcaaaattgacaataattgttatCTTGATATT CCTGGCCATCCCGAACCTCTCGTTACAGAAGTGGCGCTGCTGCTTATGATGAGGAAAGAACCCATAAGCCCCTACGTCATACAACTATACGACTGGTTTGAACATCCTCGGACATTCAGTCTCATAATGGAGTTCCCTGAACCCTGCGAGAGCTTGCTGGACTTCATCATTCGGGATCCTCAACTGGATGAAACTACAGCACGGGTCCTCATGCGACAGGCTGTGCTGGCAGTACAACACTGCATCGAGCATGGCGTCTTTCATAATGACGTTCATGCACAGAATTTCCTGGTGAAGACAAACACGTTAGAGCTCAAGCTGATAGACTTCGGCTGCGGTCAGCTACTTAGTGCTGATGGCTACGAGAGAAAAATATACCGTG GAATAATGGCTTACTGCCCACCTGAAGTCTTCACAGAATCTCGATTCCACGCCGTCCCAACAAATATCTGGGCTCTAGGAGTGTTGTTGTTCGAGATGGTGAACGCACGTTCTCCCTTTGGCAACAGAACGGACATCACACAAGCCAAAGTTACATTTCAGAACTCCAACTTATCCAAAG GAAATACCACTTGCTGTCCTTGGTGA
- the LOC137045105 gene encoding serine/threonine-protein kinase pim-2-like isoform X1: protein MSMAHMMAEEGASGHSRSRRAAFSQTAGQEVWRPGSDDRDQDPLPDPTHTPILELPSHLAALSSEFSVSAGPTDRRSEWQSSSRRSQDDGHPSTPSKRFRRGIMSTSSLSLSEDIIVRRFCRETFSLSSRGSYIVDWRWSGDRSDSRNEQGSCSDCSLSRSDSLEEWTCPPLPGQVPVEPAETSHGLTEASPVNKSSTEKPSVCKKRKGVGPFLRNAWKAVKRSLLCCCLSAVDVVETFVPPADLEPEPDPGPSSPDPDHAGVKPNNDSFETLYHVGEMIGSGGFGRVFKGTRKFDGKKVAIKQMRKIDNNCYLDIPGHPEPLVTEVALLLMMRKEPISPYVIQLYDWFEHPRTFSLIMEFPEPCESLLDFIIRDPQLDETTARVLMRQAVLAVQHCIEHGVFHNDVHAQNFLVKTNTLELKLIDFGCGQLLSADGYERKIYRGIMAYCPPEVFTESRFHAVPTNIWALGVLLFEMVNARSPFGNRTDITQAKVTFQNSNLSKECSDLIRQCLARDPTKRPTLEQMLQHEWIRNDLEKFRRRSGDLLDQ, encoded by the exons ATGTCGATGGCTCATATGATGGCTGAAGAAGGAG CCTCAGGCCACTCCAGATCCAGGAGAGCCGCCTTCTCTCAGACGGCTGGTCAGGAGGTTTGGAGACCCGGTTCTGATGACCGTGATCAGGATCCGCTGCCAGACCCGACCCACACACCGATCCTGGAGCTTCCTTCACATTTAGCAGCTCTGTCTTCTGAGTTTTCTGTGTCCGCAGGTCCGACTGACAGGAGGAGCGAGTGGCAGAGCAGCAGCCGGCGGAGCCAAGATGATGGACACCCGTCCACTCCATCCAAACGCTTTCGCAGAG GCATCATGTCCACATCATCTTTGTCCCTCTCTGAGGACATTATAGTGCGGCGGTTCTGTAGAGAGACGTTTAGCCTCAGCAGCAGAGGCTCGTACATCGTCGACTGGAGGTGGAGTGGCGATAGATCAGACAGCCGAAACGAACAGGGCAGTTGCAGCGACTGTTCTTTGTCCAGGTCCGACAGCCTGGAAGAGTGGACGTGCCCTCCGCTGCCAGGTCAAGTTCCCGTCGAGCCAGCGGAGACTTCACATGGCCTTACGGAGGCTTCACCAGTGAACAAGAGCTCAACAG AAAAACCTTCAGTATGTAAGAAGAGGAAAGGAGTTGGTCCTTTCCTCAGGAACGCGTGGAAGGCTGTGAAGCGTTCGCTCCTTTGCTGTTGTCTCAGTGCTGTGGATGTTGTGGAGACTTTTGTTCCTCCAGCGGATCTGGAGCCAGAGCCTGATCCTGGTCCATCATCACCTGATCCCGATCACGCTGGAGTCAAACCAAATAATG aCTCCTTTGAGACTCTCTATCACGTGGGCGAGATGATTGGATCCGGAGGATTTGGAAGAGTGTTCAAGGGAACTCGGAAATTTGATGGCAAAAAG gttgCCATCAAGCAGATGCGcaaaattgacaataattgttatCTTGATATT CCTGGCCATCCCGAACCTCTCGTTACAGAAGTGGCGCTGCTGCTTATGATGAGGAAAGAACCCATAAGCCCCTACGTCATACAACTATACGACTGGTTTGAACATCCTCGGACATTCAGTCTCATAATGGAGTTCCCTGAACCCTGCGAGAGCTTGCTGGACTTCATCATTCGGGATCCTCAACTGGATGAAACTACAGCACGGGTCCTCATGCGACAGGCTGTGCTGGCAGTACAACACTGCATCGAGCATGGCGTCTTTCATAATGACGTTCATGCACAGAATTTCCTGGTGAAGACAAACACGTTAGAGCTCAAGCTGATAGACTTCGGCTGCGGTCAGCTACTTAGTGCTGATGGCTACGAGAGAAAAATATACCGTG GAATAATGGCTTACTGCCCACCTGAAGTCTTCACAGAATCTCGATTCCACGCCGTCCCAACAAATATCTGGGCTCTAGGAGTGTTGTTGTTCGAGATGGTGAACGCACGTTCTCCCTTTGGCAACAGAACGGACATCACACAAGCCAAAGTTACATTTCAGAACTCCAACTTATCCAAAG AATGCAGTGATCTGATTAGACAGTGCCTAGCCCGGGATCCAACGAAACGGCCCACGTTAGAGCAGATGTTACAACATGAATGGATTAGAAATGATCTGGAGAAGTTCAGGAGAAGATCAGGAGATTTACTCGATCAGTGA
- the LOC137045070 gene encoding uncharacterized protein isoform X2 has protein sequence MSMAHMMAEEGASGRSRSRRAAFSQTAGQEVWRPGSDDRDQDPLPDPTHTPILELPSHLAALSSEFSVSAGPTDRRREWQSGSRRSQDDGHPSTPSKRFRRGIMSTSSLSLSEDIIVRRFCRETFSLSSRGSYIVDWRWSGDRSDSRNEQGSCSDSSLSRSDSLEEWTCPPLPGQVPVEPAETSHGLTEASPVNKSSTEKPSVCRKRKGVGPFLRNAWKAVKRSLLCCCLSAVDVVETFVPPADLEPEPDPGPSSPDPDHAGVKPNNDSFETLYHVGEMIGSGGFGRVFKGTRKFDGKKVAIKQMRKIDNNCYLDIPGHPEPLVTEVALLLMMRKEPISPYVIQLYDWFEHPRTFSLIMEFPEPCESLLDFIIRDPQLDETTARVLMRQAVLAVQHCIEHGVFHNDVHAQNFLVKTNTLELKLIDFGCGQLLSADGYERKIYRGIQAYCPPEVFTESRFHAVPTNVWALGVLLFEMVNARSPFGNRTDITQAKVTFQNSNLSKGNTTCCPW, from the exons ATGTCGATGGCTCATATGATGGCTGAAGAAGGAG CCTCAGGCCGCTCCAGATCCAGGAGAGCCGCCTTCTCTCAGACGGCTGGTCAGGAGGTTTGGAGACCCGGTTCTGATGACCGTGATCAGGATCCGCTGCCAGACCCGACCCACACACCGATCCTGGAGCTTCCTTCACATTTAGCAGCTCTGTCTTCTGAGTTTTCTGTGTCCGCAGGTCCGACTGACAGGAGGAGGGAGTGGCAGAGCGGCAGCCGGCGGAGCCAAGATGATGGACACCCGTCCACTCCATCCAAACGCTTTCGCAGAG GCATCATGTCCACATCATCTTTGTCCCTCTCTGAGGACATTATAGTGCGGCGGTTCTGTAGAGAGACGTTTAGCCTCAGCAGCAGAGGCTCGTACATCGTCGACTGGAGGTGGAGTGGCGATAGATCAGACAGCCGAAACGAACAGGGCAGTTGCAGCGACAGTTCTTTGTCCAGGTCCGACAGCCTGGAAGAGTGGACGTGCCCTCCGCTGCCAGGTCAAGTTCCTGTCGAGCCAGCGGAGACTTCACATGGCCTTACGGAGGCTTCACCAGTGAACAAGAGCTCAACAG AAAAACCTTCAGTATGTAGGAAGAGGAAAGGAGTTGGTCCTTTCCTCAGGAACGCGTGGAAGGCTGTGAAGCGTTCGCTCCTTTGCTGTTGTCTCAGTGCTGTGGATGTTGTGGAGACTTTTGTTCCTCCAGCGGATCTGGAGCCAGAGCCTGATCCTGGTCCATCATCACCTGATCCCGATCACGCTGGAGTCAAACCAAATAATG aCTCCTTTGAGACTCTCTATCACGTGGGCGAGATGATTGGATCCGGAGGATTTGGAAGAGTGTTCAAGGGAACTCGGAAATTTGATGGCAAAAAG gttgCCATCAAGCAGATGCGcaaaattgacaataattgttatCTTGATATT CCTGGCCATCCCGAACCTCTCGTTACAGAAGTGGCGCTGCTGCTTATGATGAGGAAAGAACCCATAAGCCCCTACGTCATACAATTATACGACTGGTTTGAACATCCTCGGACATTCAGTCTCATAATGGAGTTCCCTGAACCCTGCGAGAGCTTGCTGGACTTCATCATTCGGGATCCTCAACTGGATGAAACTACAGCACGGGTCCTCATGCGACAGGCTGTGCTGGCAGTACAACACTGCATCGAGCATGGCGTCTTTCATAATGACGTTCATGCACAGAATTTCCTGGTGAAGACAAACACGTTAGAGCTCAAGCTGATAGACTTCGGCTGCGGTCAGCTACTTAGTGCTGATGGCTACGAGAGAAAAATATACCGTG GAATACAGGCTTACTGCCCACCTGAAGTCTTCACAGAATCTCGATTCCACGCCGTCCCAACAAATGTCTGGGCTCTAGGAGTGTTGTTGTTCGAGATGGTGAACGCACGTTCTCCCTTTGGCAACAGAACGGACATCACACAAGCCAAAGTTACATTTCAGAACTCCAACTTATCCAAAG GAAATACCACTTGCTGTCCTTGGTGA